A window from Citrus sinensis cultivar Valencia sweet orange chromosome 3, DVS_A1.0, whole genome shotgun sequence encodes these proteins:
- the LOC102620281 gene encoding ent-copalyl diphosphate synthase 1 isoform X4, translated as MMSSHYYSTNLFYPVVPSGTRRSNSSSFNSELPSFWPFQTKEKRINFNVRPRCSAISRPLIQDVFQNGLPVIKWKEIVEDDIEEDRIESKVCASNEIKERVHAIKSMLGSMEDGEISVSAYDTAWVALVEDIQGSGAPQFPSSLHWIANSQLPDGSWGDHLLFSAHDRLINTLACVVALKSWNIHHDKCHKGLLFFKENISKLENENDEHMPIGFEVAFPSLLEIARSLDIEVPYDSPVLQKIYDKRNLKLTRIPKDIMHNVPTTLLHSLEGMPDLNWQKLLKLQCQDGSFLFSPSSTAYALMQTKDENCLKYLTKAVQRFNGGVPNVYPVDIFEHLWAVDRLQRLGISRYFQPEIKECLDYVYRYWTEEGICWARNTRVQDLDDTSMGFRLLRLHGYDVSAEAFEHFEKGGEFFCFVGQSTQAVTGVYNLYRASQVLFPGEKILGHAKQFSAKYLKAKTAADLLDKWIIAKDLPGEVAFAMEVPWYACLPRLETRLYIEQYGGEDDVWIGKTLYRMPYVNNDVYLELAKLDYNNCQAVHRTEWDSLQKWYAACKLDKFGITRRALLLAYFVASASIYEPARWQERIAWAKTAVLVETITSYFDKQKDSCKQRRAFVREFRNCISAWDYINRRRWDSNKKGERFAGKTLLGTLNHIALDALVANGRDIGGNLREAWEKWLTTWQDDGNSHWGVAELLVQTINLSAGRLLSEELLCHPEYARLSYLTNRICHTLGHYHKQKVQVNRNNNIGNNRITALSVEPDMQELVQLVLQNSSSGIGSDVKQTFLTVAKSFYYCAYCDAETINSHIGKVLFQTVDI; from the exons atgATGTCTTCTCATTATTATTCCACCAACCTCTTCTACCCAGTGGTTCCAAGCGGAACCCGGCGATCTAATTCTTCCTCCTTCAACTCTGAGCTTCCCA GTTTTTGGCCGTTCCAGACTAAAGAAAAACGAATTAACTTTAACGTTCGGCCAAGATGCAGTGCTATATCGAGACCTCTCATCCAAG ACGTGTTTCAAAATGGTCTGCCAGTGATAAAGTGGAAAGAGATTGTGGAGGATGACATAGAAGAGGATCGAATTGAG TCAAAGGTTTGTGCATCAAATGAGATAAAGGAGCGTGTCCATGCCATTAAGTCAATGCTGGGTTCCATGGAGGATGGAGAGATAAGCGTATCGGCATATGACACCGCGTGGGTGGCTCTTGTTGAGGATATTCAAGGCAGTGGTGCGCCTCAATTCCCGTCAAGCCTTCATTGGATTGCCAACAGTCAACTTCCCGATGGCTCTTGGGGTGATCATCTTTTGTTCTCAGCCCACGATCGCTTGATCAACACTTTAGCTTGTGTTGTTGCTCTCAAATCATGGAATATCCATCACGATAAGTGCCATAAAG GGTTGctgttttttaaagaaaacatatccaagcttgaaaatgaaaatgatgagcACATGCCCATCGGCTTTGAAGTTGCTTTCCCTTCCCTTCTAGAAATCGCCCGCAGTTTAGACATAGAAGTGCCCTATGACTCTCCTGTCTTGCAAAAGATCTACGACAAGAGAAATTTAAAGCTCACAAG GATACCAAAGGACATTATGCATAATGTGCCCACAACACTACTCCATAGTTTGGAAGGAATGCCTGACCTTAACTGGCAAAAGCTTCTCAAATTGCAGTGCCAAGATGGTTCATTTTTGTTCTCCCCATCCTCCACTGCCTATGCTCTTATGCAAACTAAAGATGAAAATTGcttgaaatatttaacaaaagcTGTCCAAAGATTCAATGGCGGAG tccCAAACGTGTACCCGGTGGATATTTTCGAACATCTTTGGGCTGTTGATCGGTTGCAGCGCCTTggaatttcaagatatttcCAACCAGAGATTAAAGAGTGTTTGGATTATGTTTATAG ATATTGGACTGAAGAGGGAATTTGCTGGGCAAGAAATACCCGGGTTCAGGATCTTGACGACACATCCATGGGATTCAGGCTACTAAGGTTACATGGTTATGATGTTTCTGCTG AAGCGTTTGAACATTTTGAGAAAGGCGGTGAGTTCTTTTGCTTTGTTGGGCAGTCTACCCAAGCTGTTACCGGAGTGTACAACCTGTATAGGGCTTCTCAGGTGCTATTCCCTGGAGAGAAGATTCTTGGGCATGCCAAGCAATTCTCGGCCAAGTATTTGAAGGCAAAAACGGCTGCTGATCTCTTAGATAAATGGATTATAGCAAAGGACTTGCCCGGTGAG GTGGCTTTCGCAATGGAGGTACCATGGTACGCATGTTTGCCCAGATTGGAAACCCGACTCTACATAGAACAATATGGCGGCGAAGATGACGTTTGGATTGGCAAGACTCTTTAcag gaTGCCTTATGTGAACAATGACGTCTACCTTGAGCTAGCAAAATTAGATTACAATAATTGCCAAGCTGTACATCGGACCGAATGGGACAGTTTGCAAAA GTGGTACGCAGCATGTAAACTTGACAAATTTGGGATTACCAGAAGAGCCCTTCTCTTAGCGTATTTTGTGGCATCAGCCAGTATATATGAGCCTGCACGGTGGCAAGAGCGGATTGCATGGGCTAAGACAGCGGTTTTGGTGGAGACCATCACTTCTTATTTTGATAAACAAAAGGATTCTTGTAAGCAAAGGAGAGCCTTCGTTCGTGAATTCAGAAATTGTATTAGTGCTTGGGACTACATTAACAGAAG GAGATGGGATTCGAACAAAAAAGGAGAGAGATTTGCTGGGAAGACATTGCTTGGGACTCTGAATCACATCGCATTGGATGCACTGGTGGCAAATGGCCGAGACATTGGCGGCAATTTACGTGAGGCA TGGGAAAAGTGGCTGACAACGTGGCAAGACGACGGAAATAGCCACTGGGGAGTGGCAGAACTACTAGtgcaaacaataaatttaagcGCCGGCCGTTTGCTTTCGGAGGAGCTTTTGTGTCATCCTGAATACGCCCGGCTCTCCTACCTCACCAACAGAATATGCCACACACTTGGTCATTACCATAAGCAAAAG GTACAAGTCAATCGCAACAACAATATTGGTAATAATAGAATCACCGCCCTCTCAGTAGAGCCTGACATGCAAGAACTTGTTCAATTAGTGCTCCAAAATTCCTCAAGTGGCATTGGCTCCGATGTCAAGCAGACATTTCTCACAGTGGCAAAGAGTTTTTACTACTGTGCTTACTGCGATGCAGAGACTATCAACTCACACATTGGCAAAGTACTATTTCAGACAGTAGATATCTGA
- the LOC102620281 gene encoding ent-copalyl diphosphate synthase 1 isoform X3, translated as MMSSHYYSTNLFYPVVPSGTRRSNSSSFNSELPSFWPFQTKEKRINFNVRPRCSAISRPLIQGDVFQNGLPVIKWKEIVEDDIEEDRIESKVCASNEIKERVHAIKSMLGSMEDGEISVSAYDTAWVALVEDIQGSGAPQFPSSLHWIANSQLPDGSWGDHLLFSAHDRLINTLACVVALKSWNIHHDKCHKGLLFFKENISKLENENDEHMPIGFEVAFPSLLEIARSLDIEVPYDSPVLQKIYDKRNLKLTRIPKDIMHNVPTTLLHSLEGMPDLNWQKLLKLQCQDGSFLFSPSSTAYALMQTKDENCLKYLTKAVQRFNGGVPNVYPVDIFEHLWAVDRLQRLGISRYFQPEIKECLDYVYRYWTEEGICWARNTRVQDLDDTSMGFRLLRLHGYDVSAEAFEHFEKGGEFFCFVGQSTQAVTGVYNLYRASQVLFPGEKILGHAKQFSAKYLKAKTAADLLDKWIIAKDLPGEVAFAMEVPWYACLPRLETRLYIEQYGGEDDVWIGKTLYRMPYVNNDVYLELAKLDYNNCQAVHRTEWDSLQKWYAACKLDKFGITRRALLLAYFVASASIYEPARWQERIAWAKTAVLVETITSYFDKQKDSCKQRRAFVREFRNCISAWDYINRRRWDSNKKGERFAGKTLLGTLNHIALDALVANGRDIGGNLREAWEKWLTTWQDDGNSHWGVAELLVQTINLSAGRLLSEELLCHPEYARLSYLTNRICHTLGHYHKQKVQVNRNNNIGNNRITALSVEPDMQELVQLVLQNSSSGIGSDVKQTFLTVAKSFYYCAYCDAETINSHIGKVLFQTVDI; from the exons atgATGTCTTCTCATTATTATTCCACCAACCTCTTCTACCCAGTGGTTCCAAGCGGAACCCGGCGATCTAATTCTTCCTCCTTCAACTCTGAGCTTCCCA GTTTTTGGCCGTTCCAGACTAAAGAAAAACGAATTAACTTTAACGTTCGGCCAAGATGCAGTGCTATATCGAGACCTCTCATCCAAGGTG ACGTGTTTCAAAATGGTCTGCCAGTGATAAAGTGGAAAGAGATTGTGGAGGATGACATAGAAGAGGATCGAATTGAG TCAAAGGTTTGTGCATCAAATGAGATAAAGGAGCGTGTCCATGCCATTAAGTCAATGCTGGGTTCCATGGAGGATGGAGAGATAAGCGTATCGGCATATGACACCGCGTGGGTGGCTCTTGTTGAGGATATTCAAGGCAGTGGTGCGCCTCAATTCCCGTCAAGCCTTCATTGGATTGCCAACAGTCAACTTCCCGATGGCTCTTGGGGTGATCATCTTTTGTTCTCAGCCCACGATCGCTTGATCAACACTTTAGCTTGTGTTGTTGCTCTCAAATCATGGAATATCCATCACGATAAGTGCCATAAAG GGTTGctgttttttaaagaaaacatatccaagcttgaaaatgaaaatgatgagcACATGCCCATCGGCTTTGAAGTTGCTTTCCCTTCCCTTCTAGAAATCGCCCGCAGTTTAGACATAGAAGTGCCCTATGACTCTCCTGTCTTGCAAAAGATCTACGACAAGAGAAATTTAAAGCTCACAAG GATACCAAAGGACATTATGCATAATGTGCCCACAACACTACTCCATAGTTTGGAAGGAATGCCTGACCTTAACTGGCAAAAGCTTCTCAAATTGCAGTGCCAAGATGGTTCATTTTTGTTCTCCCCATCCTCCACTGCCTATGCTCTTATGCAAACTAAAGATGAAAATTGcttgaaatatttaacaaaagcTGTCCAAAGATTCAATGGCGGAG tccCAAACGTGTACCCGGTGGATATTTTCGAACATCTTTGGGCTGTTGATCGGTTGCAGCGCCTTggaatttcaagatatttcCAACCAGAGATTAAAGAGTGTTTGGATTATGTTTATAG ATATTGGACTGAAGAGGGAATTTGCTGGGCAAGAAATACCCGGGTTCAGGATCTTGACGACACATCCATGGGATTCAGGCTACTAAGGTTACATGGTTATGATGTTTCTGCTG AAGCGTTTGAACATTTTGAGAAAGGCGGTGAGTTCTTTTGCTTTGTTGGGCAGTCTACCCAAGCTGTTACCGGAGTGTACAACCTGTATAGGGCTTCTCAGGTGCTATTCCCTGGAGAGAAGATTCTTGGGCATGCCAAGCAATTCTCGGCCAAGTATTTGAAGGCAAAAACGGCTGCTGATCTCTTAGATAAATGGATTATAGCAAAGGACTTGCCCGGTGAG GTGGCTTTCGCAATGGAGGTACCATGGTACGCATGTTTGCCCAGATTGGAAACCCGACTCTACATAGAACAATATGGCGGCGAAGATGACGTTTGGATTGGCAAGACTCTTTAcag gaTGCCTTATGTGAACAATGACGTCTACCTTGAGCTAGCAAAATTAGATTACAATAATTGCCAAGCTGTACATCGGACCGAATGGGACAGTTTGCAAAA GTGGTACGCAGCATGTAAACTTGACAAATTTGGGATTACCAGAAGAGCCCTTCTCTTAGCGTATTTTGTGGCATCAGCCAGTATATATGAGCCTGCACGGTGGCAAGAGCGGATTGCATGGGCTAAGACAGCGGTTTTGGTGGAGACCATCACTTCTTATTTTGATAAACAAAAGGATTCTTGTAAGCAAAGGAGAGCCTTCGTTCGTGAATTCAGAAATTGTATTAGTGCTTGGGACTACATTAACAGAAG GAGATGGGATTCGAACAAAAAAGGAGAGAGATTTGCTGGGAAGACATTGCTTGGGACTCTGAATCACATCGCATTGGATGCACTGGTGGCAAATGGCCGAGACATTGGCGGCAATTTACGTGAGGCA TGGGAAAAGTGGCTGACAACGTGGCAAGACGACGGAAATAGCCACTGGGGAGTGGCAGAACTACTAGtgcaaacaataaatttaagcGCCGGCCGTTTGCTTTCGGAGGAGCTTTTGTGTCATCCTGAATACGCCCGGCTCTCCTACCTCACCAACAGAATATGCCACACACTTGGTCATTACCATAAGCAAAAG GTACAAGTCAATCGCAACAACAATATTGGTAATAATAGAATCACCGCCCTCTCAGTAGAGCCTGACATGCAAGAACTTGTTCAATTAGTGCTCCAAAATTCCTCAAGTGGCATTGGCTCCGATGTCAAGCAGACATTTCTCACAGTGGCAAAGAGTTTTTACTACTGTGCTTACTGCGATGCAGAGACTATCAACTCACACATTGGCAAAGTACTATTTCAGACAGTAGATATCTGA
- the LOC102620281 gene encoding ent-copalyl diphosphate synthase 1 isoform X2, which yields MMSSHYYSTNLFYPVVPSGTRRSNSSSFNSELPSFWPFQTKEKRINFNVRPRCSAISRPLIQEYADVFQNGLPVIKWKEIVEDDIEEDRIESKVCASNEIKERVHAIKSMLGSMEDGEISVSAYDTAWVALVEDIQGSGAPQFPSSLHWIANSQLPDGSWGDHLLFSAHDRLINTLACVVALKSWNIHHDKCHKGLLFFKENISKLENENDEHMPIGFEVAFPSLLEIARSLDIEVPYDSPVLQKIYDKRNLKLTRIPKDIMHNVPTTLLHSLEGMPDLNWQKLLKLQCQDGSFLFSPSSTAYALMQTKDENCLKYLTKAVQRFNGGVPNVYPVDIFEHLWAVDRLQRLGISRYFQPEIKECLDYVYRYWTEEGICWARNTRVQDLDDTSMGFRLLRLHGYDVSAEAFEHFEKGGEFFCFVGQSTQAVTGVYNLYRASQVLFPGEKILGHAKQFSAKYLKAKTAADLLDKWIIAKDLPGEVAFAMEVPWYACLPRLETRLYIEQYGGEDDVWIGKTLYRMPYVNNDVYLELAKLDYNNCQAVHRTEWDSLQKWYAACKLDKFGITRRALLLAYFVASASIYEPARWQERIAWAKTAVLVETITSYFDKQKDSCKQRRAFVREFRNCISAWDYINRRRWDSNKKGERFAGKTLLGTLNHIALDALVANGRDIGGNLREAWEKWLTTWQDDGNSHWGVAELLVQTINLSAGRLLSEELLCHPEYARLSYLTNRICHTLGHYHKQKVQVNRNNNIGNNRITALSVEPDMQELVQLVLQNSSSGIGSDVKQTFLTVAKSFYYCAYCDAETINSHIGKVLFQTVDI from the exons atgATGTCTTCTCATTATTATTCCACCAACCTCTTCTACCCAGTGGTTCCAAGCGGAACCCGGCGATCTAATTCTTCCTCCTTCAACTCTGAGCTTCCCA GTTTTTGGCCGTTCCAGACTAAAGAAAAACGAATTAACTTTAACGTTCGGCCAAGATGCAGTGCTATATCGAGACCTCTCATCCAAG AATATGCAGACGTGTTTCAAAATGGTCTGCCAGTGATAAAGTGGAAAGAGATTGTGGAGGATGACATAGAAGAGGATCGAATTGAG TCAAAGGTTTGTGCATCAAATGAGATAAAGGAGCGTGTCCATGCCATTAAGTCAATGCTGGGTTCCATGGAGGATGGAGAGATAAGCGTATCGGCATATGACACCGCGTGGGTGGCTCTTGTTGAGGATATTCAAGGCAGTGGTGCGCCTCAATTCCCGTCAAGCCTTCATTGGATTGCCAACAGTCAACTTCCCGATGGCTCTTGGGGTGATCATCTTTTGTTCTCAGCCCACGATCGCTTGATCAACACTTTAGCTTGTGTTGTTGCTCTCAAATCATGGAATATCCATCACGATAAGTGCCATAAAG GGTTGctgttttttaaagaaaacatatccaagcttgaaaatgaaaatgatgagcACATGCCCATCGGCTTTGAAGTTGCTTTCCCTTCCCTTCTAGAAATCGCCCGCAGTTTAGACATAGAAGTGCCCTATGACTCTCCTGTCTTGCAAAAGATCTACGACAAGAGAAATTTAAAGCTCACAAG GATACCAAAGGACATTATGCATAATGTGCCCACAACACTACTCCATAGTTTGGAAGGAATGCCTGACCTTAACTGGCAAAAGCTTCTCAAATTGCAGTGCCAAGATGGTTCATTTTTGTTCTCCCCATCCTCCACTGCCTATGCTCTTATGCAAACTAAAGATGAAAATTGcttgaaatatttaacaaaagcTGTCCAAAGATTCAATGGCGGAG tccCAAACGTGTACCCGGTGGATATTTTCGAACATCTTTGGGCTGTTGATCGGTTGCAGCGCCTTggaatttcaagatatttcCAACCAGAGATTAAAGAGTGTTTGGATTATGTTTATAG ATATTGGACTGAAGAGGGAATTTGCTGGGCAAGAAATACCCGGGTTCAGGATCTTGACGACACATCCATGGGATTCAGGCTACTAAGGTTACATGGTTATGATGTTTCTGCTG AAGCGTTTGAACATTTTGAGAAAGGCGGTGAGTTCTTTTGCTTTGTTGGGCAGTCTACCCAAGCTGTTACCGGAGTGTACAACCTGTATAGGGCTTCTCAGGTGCTATTCCCTGGAGAGAAGATTCTTGGGCATGCCAAGCAATTCTCGGCCAAGTATTTGAAGGCAAAAACGGCTGCTGATCTCTTAGATAAATGGATTATAGCAAAGGACTTGCCCGGTGAG GTGGCTTTCGCAATGGAGGTACCATGGTACGCATGTTTGCCCAGATTGGAAACCCGACTCTACATAGAACAATATGGCGGCGAAGATGACGTTTGGATTGGCAAGACTCTTTAcag gaTGCCTTATGTGAACAATGACGTCTACCTTGAGCTAGCAAAATTAGATTACAATAATTGCCAAGCTGTACATCGGACCGAATGGGACAGTTTGCAAAA GTGGTACGCAGCATGTAAACTTGACAAATTTGGGATTACCAGAAGAGCCCTTCTCTTAGCGTATTTTGTGGCATCAGCCAGTATATATGAGCCTGCACGGTGGCAAGAGCGGATTGCATGGGCTAAGACAGCGGTTTTGGTGGAGACCATCACTTCTTATTTTGATAAACAAAAGGATTCTTGTAAGCAAAGGAGAGCCTTCGTTCGTGAATTCAGAAATTGTATTAGTGCTTGGGACTACATTAACAGAAG GAGATGGGATTCGAACAAAAAAGGAGAGAGATTTGCTGGGAAGACATTGCTTGGGACTCTGAATCACATCGCATTGGATGCACTGGTGGCAAATGGCCGAGACATTGGCGGCAATTTACGTGAGGCA TGGGAAAAGTGGCTGACAACGTGGCAAGACGACGGAAATAGCCACTGGGGAGTGGCAGAACTACTAGtgcaaacaataaatttaagcGCCGGCCGTTTGCTTTCGGAGGAGCTTTTGTGTCATCCTGAATACGCCCGGCTCTCCTACCTCACCAACAGAATATGCCACACACTTGGTCATTACCATAAGCAAAAG GTACAAGTCAATCGCAACAACAATATTGGTAATAATAGAATCACCGCCCTCTCAGTAGAGCCTGACATGCAAGAACTTGTTCAATTAGTGCTCCAAAATTCCTCAAGTGGCATTGGCTCCGATGTCAAGCAGACATTTCTCACAGTGGCAAAGAGTTTTTACTACTGTGCTTACTGCGATGCAGAGACTATCAACTCACACATTGGCAAAGTACTATTTCAGACAGTAGATATCTGA
- the LOC102620281 gene encoding ent-copalyl diphosphate synthase 1 isoform X1, giving the protein MMSSHYYSTNLFYPVVPSGTRRSNSSSFNSELPSFWPFQTKEKRINFNVRPRCSAISRPLIQGEYADVFQNGLPVIKWKEIVEDDIEEDRIESKVCASNEIKERVHAIKSMLGSMEDGEISVSAYDTAWVALVEDIQGSGAPQFPSSLHWIANSQLPDGSWGDHLLFSAHDRLINTLACVVALKSWNIHHDKCHKGLLFFKENISKLENENDEHMPIGFEVAFPSLLEIARSLDIEVPYDSPVLQKIYDKRNLKLTRIPKDIMHNVPTTLLHSLEGMPDLNWQKLLKLQCQDGSFLFSPSSTAYALMQTKDENCLKYLTKAVQRFNGGVPNVYPVDIFEHLWAVDRLQRLGISRYFQPEIKECLDYVYRYWTEEGICWARNTRVQDLDDTSMGFRLLRLHGYDVSAEAFEHFEKGGEFFCFVGQSTQAVTGVYNLYRASQVLFPGEKILGHAKQFSAKYLKAKTAADLLDKWIIAKDLPGEVAFAMEVPWYACLPRLETRLYIEQYGGEDDVWIGKTLYRMPYVNNDVYLELAKLDYNNCQAVHRTEWDSLQKWYAACKLDKFGITRRALLLAYFVASASIYEPARWQERIAWAKTAVLVETITSYFDKQKDSCKQRRAFVREFRNCISAWDYINRRRWDSNKKGERFAGKTLLGTLNHIALDALVANGRDIGGNLREAWEKWLTTWQDDGNSHWGVAELLVQTINLSAGRLLSEELLCHPEYARLSYLTNRICHTLGHYHKQKVQVNRNNNIGNNRITALSVEPDMQELVQLVLQNSSSGIGSDVKQTFLTVAKSFYYCAYCDAETINSHIGKVLFQTVDI; this is encoded by the exons atgATGTCTTCTCATTATTATTCCACCAACCTCTTCTACCCAGTGGTTCCAAGCGGAACCCGGCGATCTAATTCTTCCTCCTTCAACTCTGAGCTTCCCA GTTTTTGGCCGTTCCAGACTAAAGAAAAACGAATTAACTTTAACGTTCGGCCAAGATGCAGTGCTATATCGAGACCTCTCATCCAAGGTG AATATGCAGACGTGTTTCAAAATGGTCTGCCAGTGATAAAGTGGAAAGAGATTGTGGAGGATGACATAGAAGAGGATCGAATTGAG TCAAAGGTTTGTGCATCAAATGAGATAAAGGAGCGTGTCCATGCCATTAAGTCAATGCTGGGTTCCATGGAGGATGGAGAGATAAGCGTATCGGCATATGACACCGCGTGGGTGGCTCTTGTTGAGGATATTCAAGGCAGTGGTGCGCCTCAATTCCCGTCAAGCCTTCATTGGATTGCCAACAGTCAACTTCCCGATGGCTCTTGGGGTGATCATCTTTTGTTCTCAGCCCACGATCGCTTGATCAACACTTTAGCTTGTGTTGTTGCTCTCAAATCATGGAATATCCATCACGATAAGTGCCATAAAG GGTTGctgttttttaaagaaaacatatccaagcttgaaaatgaaaatgatgagcACATGCCCATCGGCTTTGAAGTTGCTTTCCCTTCCCTTCTAGAAATCGCCCGCAGTTTAGACATAGAAGTGCCCTATGACTCTCCTGTCTTGCAAAAGATCTACGACAAGAGAAATTTAAAGCTCACAAG GATACCAAAGGACATTATGCATAATGTGCCCACAACACTACTCCATAGTTTGGAAGGAATGCCTGACCTTAACTGGCAAAAGCTTCTCAAATTGCAGTGCCAAGATGGTTCATTTTTGTTCTCCCCATCCTCCACTGCCTATGCTCTTATGCAAACTAAAGATGAAAATTGcttgaaatatttaacaaaagcTGTCCAAAGATTCAATGGCGGAG tccCAAACGTGTACCCGGTGGATATTTTCGAACATCTTTGGGCTGTTGATCGGTTGCAGCGCCTTggaatttcaagatatttcCAACCAGAGATTAAAGAGTGTTTGGATTATGTTTATAG ATATTGGACTGAAGAGGGAATTTGCTGGGCAAGAAATACCCGGGTTCAGGATCTTGACGACACATCCATGGGATTCAGGCTACTAAGGTTACATGGTTATGATGTTTCTGCTG AAGCGTTTGAACATTTTGAGAAAGGCGGTGAGTTCTTTTGCTTTGTTGGGCAGTCTACCCAAGCTGTTACCGGAGTGTACAACCTGTATAGGGCTTCTCAGGTGCTATTCCCTGGAGAGAAGATTCTTGGGCATGCCAAGCAATTCTCGGCCAAGTATTTGAAGGCAAAAACGGCTGCTGATCTCTTAGATAAATGGATTATAGCAAAGGACTTGCCCGGTGAG GTGGCTTTCGCAATGGAGGTACCATGGTACGCATGTTTGCCCAGATTGGAAACCCGACTCTACATAGAACAATATGGCGGCGAAGATGACGTTTGGATTGGCAAGACTCTTTAcag gaTGCCTTATGTGAACAATGACGTCTACCTTGAGCTAGCAAAATTAGATTACAATAATTGCCAAGCTGTACATCGGACCGAATGGGACAGTTTGCAAAA GTGGTACGCAGCATGTAAACTTGACAAATTTGGGATTACCAGAAGAGCCCTTCTCTTAGCGTATTTTGTGGCATCAGCCAGTATATATGAGCCTGCACGGTGGCAAGAGCGGATTGCATGGGCTAAGACAGCGGTTTTGGTGGAGACCATCACTTCTTATTTTGATAAACAAAAGGATTCTTGTAAGCAAAGGAGAGCCTTCGTTCGTGAATTCAGAAATTGTATTAGTGCTTGGGACTACATTAACAGAAG GAGATGGGATTCGAACAAAAAAGGAGAGAGATTTGCTGGGAAGACATTGCTTGGGACTCTGAATCACATCGCATTGGATGCACTGGTGGCAAATGGCCGAGACATTGGCGGCAATTTACGTGAGGCA TGGGAAAAGTGGCTGACAACGTGGCAAGACGACGGAAATAGCCACTGGGGAGTGGCAGAACTACTAGtgcaaacaataaatttaagcGCCGGCCGTTTGCTTTCGGAGGAGCTTTTGTGTCATCCTGAATACGCCCGGCTCTCCTACCTCACCAACAGAATATGCCACACACTTGGTCATTACCATAAGCAAAAG GTACAAGTCAATCGCAACAACAATATTGGTAATAATAGAATCACCGCCCTCTCAGTAGAGCCTGACATGCAAGAACTTGTTCAATTAGTGCTCCAAAATTCCTCAAGTGGCATTGGCTCCGATGTCAAGCAGACATTTCTCACAGTGGCAAAGAGTTTTTACTACTGTGCTTACTGCGATGCAGAGACTATCAACTCACACATTGGCAAAGTACTATTTCAGACAGTAGATATCTGA